One segment of Streptomyces sp. XD-27 DNA contains the following:
- a CDS encoding ATP-binding SpoIIE family protein phosphatase has translation MNFTRWSARLPGTQRRAAARSDRTAGGSVPTARGERPDSARQAAAASASGSAVEPPGVADGGAHGQPAPTLGGTTVHDILGQVPALVAVVYGPEHRIAYVNEAYAALFGARTPGTPARQALPELGELGLLPLMDQVLRSGKPRTVKSRRIPSGGFAAATEAAHQQGAHSDGNHRARPHGEGRAAHLSESPRDTAPTGTADAGAQAPAGPNQETVCTGGRNRDGYYTFTCTPIEVTAPAPVAPAPPAPASAADSGTATDSGTDGGPGTDGGTDAEAVAPRAVTHRGVLVFGADVTDQVEAAERLRASERRQRDAAVTLQRSLLPQELEQPDDLRIAATYRPGGEDAAVGGDWYDVITLGAGRTALVIGDVMGRGVRAAAVMGQLRTAVRAYARLDLPPHEVLQLLDGLAAEIDASQIATCVYAVHDPNEGRLVYASAGHLPILVRDPDGTVRRAAEPTGPPLGTGGWLHTSGSVPLGPGSSAVLYTDGLVERRDKDIDDGVAELERAFTGATGTPQVMCDRLIRALGITEEHDDDVAVLVVQHPERTGHDAELFHNAALELLGGVEAAPRARAFASGVLASWRFPTELRDLGVLAASELVANSLQHGTPPMRLRLRRTDRRLIVEVTDGDDHLPRRRRAEPADEAGRGISIIATIASSWGSRRTPGGGKAVWCEFALPAG, from the coding sequence CCGGCTCGGCGGTGGAACCGCCCGGGGTCGCTGACGGCGGCGCCCACGGGCAGCCTGCGCCGACGCTCGGAGGGACGACCGTCCACGACATCCTCGGGCAGGTCCCGGCGCTGGTGGCCGTCGTGTACGGACCGGAGCACCGCATCGCGTACGTCAACGAGGCGTACGCGGCCCTCTTCGGCGCCCGCACACCCGGCACCCCGGCCCGGCAGGCGCTCCCCGAGCTCGGCGAGCTGGGTCTCCTGCCCCTGATGGACCAGGTGCTGCGCAGCGGCAAACCGCGTACGGTCAAGTCCCGCCGGATCCCGAGCGGCGGCTTCGCCGCGGCCACGGAGGCGGCGCACCAGCAGGGCGCCCACTCCGACGGGAATCACCGTGCCCGCCCCCACGGGGAAGGGCGGGCCGCGCACCTCTCCGAGTCCCCGCGGGACACCGCGCCGACGGGCACCGCGGACGCCGGCGCGCAGGCTCCCGCCGGGCCGAACCAGGAGACCGTCTGCACCGGCGGCCGGAACCGCGACGGGTACTACACCTTCACCTGCACGCCGATCGAGGTCACGGCACCGGCGCCCGTGGCCCCGGCACCGCCGGCGCCGGCGTCCGCCGCGGACAGCGGCACCGCCACGGATTCCGGCACTGACGGCGGCCCCGGCACCGACGGCGGCACCGACGCCGAAGCCGTCGCACCGCGCGCTGTCACCCACCGGGGCGTCCTCGTCTTCGGAGCCGACGTCACCGACCAGGTCGAGGCGGCCGAGCGGCTGCGCGCCAGCGAGCGCCGCCAGCGCGACGCGGCGGTCACCCTTCAGCGCAGCCTCCTGCCCCAAGAGCTGGAGCAGCCGGACGATCTGCGGATCGCCGCGACCTACCGGCCGGGCGGGGAGGACGCCGCGGTGGGCGGCGACTGGTACGACGTGATCACCCTCGGCGCGGGCCGTACCGCCCTCGTCATCGGTGACGTCATGGGCCGCGGCGTTCGCGCGGCCGCGGTCATGGGCCAGCTGCGCACCGCCGTGCGCGCCTACGCCCGCCTCGACCTGCCCCCGCACGAGGTGCTCCAGCTCCTCGACGGCCTCGCGGCCGAGATCGACGCCAGTCAGATCGCCACGTGCGTCTACGCCGTCCACGACCCCAACGAGGGCCGCCTGGTGTACGCCTCGGCGGGCCACCTGCCCATCCTGGTCCGCGATCCTGACGGTACGGTCCGGCGGGCCGCCGAACCCACCGGGCCACCCCTGGGGACCGGTGGCTGGCTGCACACCTCCGGGTCCGTGCCGCTCGGCCCCGGTTCCAGCGCGGTCCTCTACACCGACGGCCTGGTGGAGCGGCGCGACAAGGACATCGACGACGGCGTCGCCGAACTGGAGCGGGCCTTCACCGGTGCGACCGGCACGCCCCAGGTGATGTGCGACCGCCTCATCCGCGCCCTCGGCATCACGGAGGAACACGACGACGACGTGGCCGTCCTCGTGGTGCAGCACCCGGAACGCACGGGGCACGACGCCGAGCTGTTCCACAACGCCGCGCTGGAACTCCTCGGGGGAGTCGAGGCCGCACCGCGCGCGCGTGCCTTCGCCTCCGGCGTCCTCGCCAGCTGGCGCTTCCCGACCGAGCTGCGCGACCTGGGCGTCCTGGCCGCCAGCGAACTCGTCGCCAACTCCCTCCAACACGGCACCCCGCCCATGCGGCTGCGGCTGCGGCGCACGGACCGCCGACTGATCGTCGAGGTGACGGACGGCGACGACCACCTGCCGCGCCGCCGCCGCGCCGAGCCCGCGGACGAGGCAGGCCGGGGCATCTCGATCATCGCCACCATCGCCTCGTCGTGGGGCTCGCGGCGCACGCCGGGCGGCGGCAAGGCCGTGTGGTGCGAGTTCGCCCTTCCCGCGGGCTAG